TGGGTTACCCATCGCTAGAGGAGCAATGACGGCAGGTGATAGAGCATCAGGTAGACCGCGACCCCGGTGACGGAGACGTAGGCCCAGATCGGGAAGGTAAAGCGCGCGATCCGCCGATGGGGCTCGAAGCGCCCCGTCAGGGGGAGCCAGAGGGTCCGGAGGACCATGGGCAGCAGCGCGATCGCCAGGAACATATGGCTGAAGAGCACCGCCAGATACGCGACCTTCCAGACGCCCTCCACCGGGAAACGGGTGGTCCCGGAGATGGCGAAGCGGAGGAGGTACGACGCGAGGAAGACCGACGAGGCACCGAAGGCGCCGAGCATCAGCTTCTTGTGGCGCTCGCGCTTCCCCTGCTTGATCGCGCGGAGCCCCAGGAAGAGCAGGATCGCGGAGGTGCCGTTCAGGCACGCGTTGATCAGCGGGTGCAGCTCCATCGGCTTGACTCCTGGTCGAATGACAGCGGGGGCGCCGGGGCGATCCGGCGCCGATCACTCCGCGGCGACGGTCCGTGCGTCCTCGGCGAGGCGAGCGAGCGCCTCCGGCGTCGGCGCGTAGTAACCCCGGATCATGCCCTTCGCATCCACCAGCACGAAGTGCTCGCCGTGGACGATGTCGAAGGCGGTGGCCTCGGGGTCGTCGGCGCCCGTGACGCCGATCCGGAAGCCTAGCTCCACGGCCTTCATCACCTCGGCCAGGTCGCCCGTGACGAAGGTCCAGCGGGACGGATCCTGGCCGAACTTCTCGCCGTAGGCCTTCAGCACCTCCGGCGTGTCGTTCTTCGGATCCACCGAGAAGCTCATCAGGTGGACCTGCTCCTCCTTGGCCAGCGCCTTCTGGAGCTCCGCCATCTTGGCGGTGAGGGTCGGACACACGGTGGGGCAGCTCGTGAACACGAAGTTCGCCACCA
The Vulgatibacter incomptus DNA segment above includes these coding regions:
- a CDS encoding DUF420 domain-containing protein; this translates as MELHPLINACLNGTSAILLFLGLRAIKQGKRERHKKLMLGAFGASSVFLASYLLRFAISGTTRFPVEGVWKVAYLAVLFSHMFLAIALLPMVLRTLWLPLTGRFEPHRRIARFTFPIWAYVSVTGVAVYLMLYHLPSLLL
- a CDS encoding SCO family protein, giving the protein MRNLAFLLVASAVIAGVIGFLTLDRPGLPALYPMPSFELTGQDGKAFSSKALEGKVVVANFVFTSCPTVCPTLTAKMAELQKALAKEEQVHLMSFSVDPKNDTPEVLKAYGEKFGQDPSRWTFVTGDLAEVMKAVELGFRIGVTGADDPEATAFDIVHGEHFVLVDAKGMIRGYYAPTPEALARLAEDARTVAAE